A single region of the Ochotona princeps isolate mOchPri1 chromosome 10, mOchPri1.hap1, whole genome shotgun sequence genome encodes:
- the CTSE gene encoding cathepsin E: MKVLLLLLLLFLDVGQAQGPLHRVPLRRQQSLRKKLRAQGKLSEFWKSHQLDMIQYTESCTVQPSTNEPLINYLDMEYFGTISIGSPPQNFTVIFDTGSSNLWVPSVYCTSPACQTHPQFRPSQSNTYTEVGTPFSIAYGTGSLTGIIGSDQVSVEGLTVVGQQFGESVKEPGQTFVNAEFDGILGLGYPSLAVGGVTPVFDNMMAQNLVSLPMFSVYMSSNPEGGSGSELTFGGYDSSHFSGSLNWVPVTKQGYWQIALDEILVGGSPMFCPEGCQAIVDTGTSLVTGPPDKIKQLQAAIGATPVDGEYGVECDNLNIMPDVTFIINGVSYTLSPTAYTLLDFVDGMEFCSSGFQGLDIQPPAGPLWILGDVFIRQFYSVFDRGNNRVGLARAAP, encoded by the exons GGTACCCCTCAGAAGGCAGCAGTCTCTCCGGAAGAAGCTGAGGGCCCAGGGCAAGCTCTCGGAGTTCTGGAAATCCCATCAGTTGGACATGATCCAGTACACGGAGTCCTGCACCGTGCAGCCAAGTACCAACGAGCCCCTCATCAACTACTTGGAT ATGGAGTATTTTGGCACCATCTCTATCGGCTCCCCGCCACAGAACTTCACCGTCATCTTCGACACAGGTTCCTCCAACCTCTGGGTACCGTCTGTATACTGCACCAGCCCCGCCTGCC AGACGCACCCCCAGTTCCGCCCTTCCCAGTCCAACACCTATACCGAGGTGGGCACTCCTTTCTCCATTGCCTACGGCACCGGGAGCTTGACCGGAATCATCGGCTCTGACCAAGTCTCC GTGGAAGGACTGACCGTGGTGGGCCAGCAGTTTGGAGAAAGTGTCAAGGAGCCGGGCCAGACCTTTGTGAATGCAGAGTTTGatggcatcctgggcctgggatACCCGTCCTTGGCTGTTGGAGGAGTGACGCCCGTGTTTGACAACATGATGGCCCAGAACCTGGTCAGCCTACCGATGTTCTCGGTCTACATGAGCAG tAACCCAGAAGGTGGCTCAGGGAGTGAGCTGACCTTTGGAGGCTACGACTCCTCCCATTTCTCTGGGAGTCTGAATTGGGTCCCCGTCACTAAGCAAGGCTACTGGCAGATCGCACTGGATGA GATCCTGGTGGGAGGGTCACCCATGTTCTGCCCCGAGGGCTGCCAGGCCATTGTGGACACAGGGACCTCGCTTGTCACCGGCCCTCCAGACAAAATCAAGCAGCTGCAAGCAGCCATCGGAGCAACACCTGTGGATGGAGAA TATGGCGTGGAGTGTGACAACCTCAACATCATGCCAGATGTCACTTTCATCATCAATGGCGTCTCCTACACTCTCAGCCCCACTGCCTACACCCTGCTG GACTTTGTGGATGGAATGGAGTTTTGCAGCAGTGGCTTCCAAGGCCTTGACATCCAGCCTCCAGCTGGGCCCCTTTGGATCCTGGGGGACGTCTTCATTCGACAGTTTTACTCTGTCTTTGACCGTGGGAATAACCGTGTGGGGCTGGCCCGGGCGGCTCCCTAA